From Saccopteryx leptura isolate mSacLep1 chromosome 3, mSacLep1_pri_phased_curated, whole genome shotgun sequence, one genomic window encodes:
- the LOC136397581 gene encoding antizyme inhibitor 2-like has protein sequence MSTTLGDPKENRGPPGSLLLKDIITLRPGQSAREVVLKKIQELSDSDHRDPFMVTDLGVLASRHQAFCQALPRVSPFYAVKCNSSPWVLRVLATLGTGFDCASQVELEQVLGLGVAPSRIIYAHPCKPVSSIRYAACLGVQLLTFDSEEELTKVAQHHPGARLVLRLWTEDSKSICPLSTKFGARLEMCEHLLQSAQDLGLAVVGVSFHVGSGCQTPHDFTKAITDCHRVFEMGRGVGHDMSLLDIGGGFPGMEGSEPEFEEMARAINAALAQDFPEGTGVEVIAEPGSFYAASVCMAAVNIIAKKAVLEPGGHQKLLYYLNEGHYGSFRHVIRDLVPRMPIVVKKLSSKLPLFPCTLYGPTCDAMDKLFKEEVLLPELDVGDWLIFPSMGAYSSVMSSTFNGFLPASIYYTIGPELRSLLEAAP, from the exons ATGAGCACCACCCTAGGGGACCCGAAGGAGAACAGAGGACCCCCGGGAAGTTTGTTGCTGAAGGATATCATCACCCTGAGGCCGGGGCAATCTGCCAGGGAGGTGGTTTTGAAGAAGATCCAGGAGCTCTCAGACTCG GACCACCGCGACCCCTTCATGGTGACCGACCTGGGTGTGCTGGCCAGCCGCCATCAGGCCTTCTGCCAGGCCCTGCCCAGGGTCTCACCCTTTTATGCAGTGAAGTGCAACAGCAGCCCTTGGGTGTTGCGTGTCTTGGCCACTCTGGGCACTGGCTTCGACTGCGCCAGCCAG GTGGAGCTGGAGCAGGTGCTGGGCCTGGGAGTGGCCCCCTCACGCATCATCTACGCCCACCCCTGTAAGCCTGTCTCGAGCATCCGGTATGCTGCCTGTCTCGGGGTACAACTCCTGACCTTTGACAGCGAGGAGGAGTTGACCAAGGTGGCCCAGCACCACCCTGGGGCCAG GCTGGTCCTCCGGCTATGGACCGAGGACAGCAAGAGCATCTGCCCCCTAAGCACCAAGTTTGGCGCCAGACTGGAAATGTGTGAGCATTTGCTGCAGTCTGCCCAAGACCTGGGGCTGGCTGTGGTCGGAGTCAG CTTCCACGTGGGCTCGGGCTGCCAGACTCCCCACGACTTCACAAAGGCCATCACCGACTGCCACCGTGTGTTCGAGATGGGCCGTGGGGTCGGGCACGACATGAGCCTCCTGGATATTGGAGGGGGCTTCCCCGGAATGGAGGGCTCTGAGCCTGAGTTTGAAGAG ATGGCGAGAGCGATCAATGCTGCGCTGGCCCAGGACTTCCCTGAGGGGACTGGCGTTGAAGTCATTGCGGAGCCTGGCTCCTTCTATGCAGCATCTGTCTGCATGGCCGCTGTCAACATCATTGCCAAGAAAGCTGTGCTGGAGCCTG GAGGCCACCAGAAACTGTTGTACTATCTTAACGAGGGCCACTACGGCAGCTTTCGCCACGTCATTAGGGACCTTGTCCCCAGGATGCCAATTGTGGTGAAG AAGCTGAGCTCGAAGCTGCCCCTCTTCCCCTGCACCCTGTACGGCCCCACGTGTGATGCCATGGACAAGCTCTTCAAGGAGGAGGTGCTGCTGCCCGAGCTGGACGTGGGAGACTGGCTCATCTTCCCCTCCATGGGTGCCTATAGTTCGGTCATGAGCTCCACCTTCAATGGCTTCCTGCCTGCCTCCATCTACTACACCATAGGACCAGAGCTCAG GAGCCTGCTGGAGGCAGCGCCTTAA